AACATGCATACATGTCGCAGGCACCAACGGCAAGGGCTCGGTCTGCGCCATCCTTTCTTCCATACTTAAGCACTCAGGCTTTAAGGTCGGCATGTACACGTCCCCGCACCTAAAGAGGTTCACCGAGCGTTTCCAGCTCAACAGCAGGGAAATACTTGAAGAAGACGTCGAAAGTCTGATTCAGAGGGTGAGGCCCTTTGTCACAGACCAGACATTCTTTGAAGTTGCAACAGCAATGGCTTTCCTGTATTTTGCAGGGCAGGATGTCGACTTTCTTGTTTTGGAAGTCGGTCTTGGCGGCAGGCTGGACGCCACCAATGTAATCAATCCCCTGGTGTCCATAATAACTAACATCTCGCTTGAGCATACACAGGTGCTGGGCGAAACAGAAGAGCAGATAGCTTATGAAAAAGCAGGCATAATAAAGCAGAACGTTCCTGTGGTAACTTTAGCCGCCGGAAAACCCCTGCGTATTATTAAAAAAATCGCAGCACAGAACAATTCAGAGCTATTTATTCCAAAATACCGCAGAAAAGACGGCACCTTTGACATCAATTCCTATAAGGGGCTGGGTCTAAGCCTCAAGGGAGACTTCCAGATGGACAACGCCTCCCTGGCAATAACCGCCCTGAAAGTCTTAAAAAATAACGGATATGAGGTATCATCGGATTCCATAAAGCAGGGCCTGCAGAAAGCATACTGGCCCGGAAGGATGGAATTCATAGGAAAAAACATCCTCGTAGACTGCGCCCATAATCCGGATGCGGTCTCAGCGCTTAAAAAAGA
The window above is part of the Candidatus Woesearchaeota archaeon genome. Proteins encoded here:
- a CDS encoding bifunctional folylpolyglutamate synthase/dihydrofolate synthase, coding for MGNLIQKFYKQSLNNAVSMKNISWLYSLEGRGSVLGLDRVRHLLDKLGNPHENLTCIHVAGTNGKGSVCAILSSILKHSGFKVGMYTSPHLKRFTERFQLNSREILEEDVESLIQRVRPFVTDQTFFEVATAMAFLYFAGQDVDFLVLEVGLGGRLDATNVINPLVSIITNISLEHTQVLGETEEQIAYEKAGIIKQNVPVVTLAAGKPLRIIKKIAAQNNSELFIPKYRRKDGTFDINSYKGLGLSLKGDFQMDNASLAITALKVLKNNGYEVSSDSIKQGLQKAYWPGRMEFIGKNILVDCAHNPDAVSALKKEIEKVRKNYAKVISVVGIMKDKDKETMVRHISSFSDYMIFTRPKISRASMPEELASYTAVKREIVYDVKKALKKAKRLAYPDDLIVVTGSVYTVGEVG